CGTCTCGGCCGCGCCGAGCTTCGGTACATAGCCCACAAGTTCGCCCGTAGCGGGGTTCTTTACCGCGATTGCGGTCTGCGGGTCGGCGTCGATCCAGCGGGTACCGACGGGGGCTGCCTGGCGCAGAAGGGTCGGATCTTTGAGGCTCATGAAGGTGTCTCCTCGCTTCATTTTATTTCGCGCGGTTATAGGCTCTTTCGCGCCATCTCGACAATCACGTCGAAGGCAGTTTCCGCGTCCGTCTCCGTCATCTCGAACTGTCCCGCCTGGAAACGGATGACGAGGCGTCCGTCCACGCGTGTCTGCGTCAGATAGATGCGACCATCATCGTTGATCGCGTTTAGGAGCGCCTGATTGTGCTGATCCATGTCCCCATCCGTCCAGTGGCGGAAGGAGAAAAGGGACAGCACAGGGTCCGTGACGATCTCGAAATCCGGCTCCGCGGCGAGGCGCTGCGCTAGGCTCTGCGACCAGGCCACGTGATTGCGGATCGTCGTCTTCAAACCGGACAATCCGTGATAGCGGATAAGGAACCAGAGTTTCAGCGCTCGAAAACGCCGGCCGAGCGGTACCGACCATTCAGAATAGTTGATGAAGCCGTCCTTGCCGTGCGTCTTCAGATACTCCGGCTGAATCGCCAGCGTACGCACGAGATCCTCCGGATTGCGAAGAAAATGCGCCGAGCAGTCAAACTGGGCGCCCAGCCACTTGTGTGGATTGAAGACGACCGAATCGGCAACTTCAACCCCCCTCCACAGCGTCCGGAATTCCTCACAGATCATAGCGGCCCCCGCCCAGGCGGCGTCGACATGGACATAGAGACCATAGCGTCGCGCAACCTCAACGACAGCGGCAACATCATCACAGGCACCTGTACTGGTGCCGCCCGTGCATGCAACGATGCCGGCCGGCCGATAGCCGGATTCCAGATCGCTAACGATAGCGGTGTCCAGCGCTTCGACGTCCATGCCGCGCAGCGGCCCCTTCACCGGAATCCGCACCAGGTTCTCCTCGCCGATACCGGATACCCAGATGGCGCGGTCGATCGAGGTGTGGACCTGCCCAGAGGCATAGACCCGAACACGGTCTCCCCCCGACAAGCCGATCTTGTTGCCGTTCCAATGCAGCGCTCTTTCTCGCATGACGAGCACAGCGGCGAGTGTCGCCGAGGAGGCGGAGTCCTGGATCACGCCGGCAAAGCTATCTGGTAGGCCAATCGCCTGACGCAGCCAGTCCAGTACCTTCGTCTCGAGTTCTGTCGCCGCAGGTGAGGTCTGCCAGAGCATGCATTGCGCAGCCATTGCACTGACGAGGTATTCAGCGACGACGGAAACCGGCGCCGCATTGGCTGGAAAATAGGCGAAGAACCGCGGGTGCTGCCAGTGGGTCATTCCCGGCACGATCACGTCTTCGAAGTCCGCGAAGATCCGTTCCATGGGTTCGCCAGCTTCGGGCGGCGCCCCCGGAATCCTGGCCGCGGTTTCACCCGGCGTCATGGCAGGTCTCACGGGACGTTCGCGAATGGTTGCACGGTAGTCCGCCCCCCATTCGGCCGCTTTGGTTGACCACTCCCTGAATGCATTTGAATCCATTGCACACCTCTCTCCAGCTGCGTAATTAACATAAAAAACATATCAGCCGGCGAGCAAGTCTCGCGGCTTTTTCACAGTCGACATCCGTCGCCCGGGAAGTCATCTTCCCTGGCGGATGAAATCAAAACCAGCGGATTCCACCATGCCAGAGATCAACGGTCGCAAGGCCGGCCATGACATTCACCCGATCTTCCTCGAGCGCTGGTCGCCGCGTGCCTTCACCGGAGAGGCGATGCCGCAGGAGGATCTGCTGCGGCTCTTCGAGGCGGCGCGCTGGGCACCTTCGGCCAGTAATCGCCAGCCCTGGCGATTCGTCTATGCCCATCGCGGCACGGAGAAGTTCGTTCAACTGCTGGCAACCCTTGACGAGGGCAATCAGCGCTGGGCCGAAAATGCCTCCGTTCTTGCCGCGATCCTGTCGAAGACCCACAATCGCTCGCCAGCGACCGGCGAATTGCGCCCCGCCTACACTCATGCGTTCGACACGGGCGCGGCGTGGTGTGCCCTGGCACTACAAGCAACCTTCGCCGGCTACAACGTTCATGCAATGGCGGGAATCGATCGGGACAAGGTCATGGCCGTACTGAATGTGCCTGAAGGCTATCGTGTCGAGGCGGGCCTTGCCATCGGAAAGGTTGCACCAAAAGAAACCCTCCCCGAGGACCTGCAGGCAAGGGAAATACCGAGCCAGCGTAACGCGGTTGAAGATTTTGCGTTTGACGGTGTCTTCAACGGAGAATGCTCTTAGGCGCCAGTTACCGGCGCATTCTCAAAACAACATTTCCTGCGCAGGACCAATTGGCACGATACCCGCCGGGTTGAGTGAGGCGATCGAATAGTAGCCACGCTTGATGTGGTCGAGATTGACCGTTTCGGCCACGCCGGGCCAATCGTACATGCTACGAACGAAACCGCGCAGCCGAGGATAGTCAGCAAGCCGACGCAGGTTGCATTTGAATAGGCCATGATAGGCTACGTCGAAACGAACCAGCGTAACGAACAGGCGGATGTCAGCCTCCGTCGGATGGTCTGTAAAGAGGAAACGCCTCTCGCCGAGCTCGCCGTCGACCCAGTCAAGCGTCGCGAACACATCGAGAAACGCCTCTTCATAGGCAAGCTGTGTCGTGGCGAAGCCGGCGCGATAGACGCCGTTGTTCAATCCCGGATAAATGCGCTCACTGAAAGCATCGATCGCCTCTCGATGCTCGCGGGGATAGAGGTCAATGGTGCCGGTCGCAAGCTCACCGAACCCGTCGTTCATCATCCGCAGGATATCGGCCGATTCGTTGTTAACGATCGTACCGCGCTTCTTGTCCCAGAGCACCGGAACCGTGGCGCGTCCGGTATAGTGCGGGTCTGCACGCGTATAGATCTCGTGCATGTAGGTGGCACCATTCACTGTGTCCGCTGTCGAACCGGGATAGGATCCGAAACGCCACCCTTCCTTCGTCAACGCTGGCTCAACAACGGAGAGGCTTATAATATCTTGCAGCCCCTTGAGGTTTCGGCCGATCAAGGTCCGGGACGCCCAGGGACAAATGTAGGCGACATAGAGGTGATAGCGCCCTGCCTCGGCGGGATAGCCGCCCTCACCCGTAGGGTCTGGCTCGCCGCCGGGGGTTATCCAGTTGCGAAAACCGGATATCTGCCGGATGAAGCCTCCCTTTTCATCCTTTGCCTGCACGGGATGCCAGTCGGCCGTCCATTTTCCATCCACCAGCATGACGTTTCCTCCAGTCGCGGGTTCTTACGCCTTTCGCTGCGCGCGGTCCGGCCACGACGTCCATCACGAATCAAAACATCAGCCGTGTCAATTTAACGGGTTGTTGCGGCACCGTACCGGGACACGCCCAACAGGGATAGCAAAAAGCCCCCACCCGAGCGCGCAGGGGCTTCCTTATCCGGATTCACGTTCCGCGAACGATGTCGGCGATCAGATGTCCAGGTTTGCAACGCTGAGCGCGTTTTCCTGGATGAATTCGCGGCGCGGCTCCACCTCGTCGCCCATGAGACGGGAGAACAGGCCGTCTGCATCGGTCGCATCCGAAACGCGGACCTGCAGCAACGAGCGAACGTTCGGATCGAGCGTCGTCTCCCAGAGTTGCTCGGCATTCATCTCGCCGAGCCCCTTGTAGCGCTGCAGGCTCAGACCCTTGCGACCCGCCGCGAAGATCGCGTCGAGAAGCGCCCGGGGTCCGCTGATCTCGGTTTCGGAATCCTTGCGCCTCAGCTTTGGTGGAATGGCATAGATGTCCTTCAGGCGAACAGCCATCTGATCAATGTGACGTGCATCGGATGAGCCGATCAGCGCCATATCAAGATGGGCGAATTCCTTGACGCCCCTTACTATGCGCTCAAATTTCAGACCACCGTCTGAAGCAACCACGCCGGTCCAACCGCGCTCGGTCTCCTCGGCGATCAGGTCCAGCCGGCGTGCAACTTCTTCCGCCATCTCGGCATAGGCCTCGCGGTTGTGGCTGAGCTCCAAATTGAGTGCTCCGCAGATTGCCGCCTGTTCAACAATCGCGCGGTTGTATCGCGAATGCAGACCGTCAAGCAGCAAGCGCAGCCGCAACGCGTCCTGGATCACCTCGCGCATGTCCTGGCCTGCGCGAACTTCCCCCGATCCGAGTTCAAGCGCCGCATCTTCAATGCCGGCTGTGATCAGGTAGTCGTCTAGCGCCTTTTCGTCCTTCAGGTACTGGGCCGATTTGCCGCGCGCGACCTTGTAAAGCGGCGGCTGCGCAATATAGAGGTGGCCGCGCTCGATCAGTTCAGGCATCTGGCGGAAGAAGAAAGTCAGAAGCAGCGTGCGGATGTGGGCACCGTCGACGTCCGCGTCCGTCATAATGATGATCTTGTGGTAGCGCAGCTTCTCCGGATTGAACTCGTCCTTGCCGATCGAGGTTCCCAGTGCGGTGATCAGCGTGCCGATTTCCTGGCTCGACAGCATCTTGTCGAAGCGTGCGCGCTCAACATTGAGGATCTTGCCGCGCAGCGGGAGGATCGCCTGGTTTTCGCGCGAGCGGCCCTGTTTGGCCGATCCGCCCGCCGAATCACCCTCCACGAGGAAGACTTCGGATTTGGCCGGATCACGCTCGGAGCAATCGGCGAGCTTGCCCGGAAGCGAGGAAATGTCGAGCGCACCCTTTCGCCGCGTCAGCTCGCGCGCCTTGCGGGCAGCTTCGCGGGCGGCGGCTGCCTCGACCACCTTGCCGACAAGCACCTTCGCATCGGAAGGATGCTCCTCCAGCCAGTGGCTGAGCGCTTCGTTGACGAGGCTTTCGACGACCGGACGGACCTCGGAGGAGACGAGCTTGTCCTTAGTCTGCGACGAAAACTTCGGATCGGGAACCTTTACCGAGAGGACCGCGGTCAGACCTTCGCGGCAGTCGTCGCCGGTCAGTGACACTTTTTCCTTCTTCAGGATGCCCGAGGTCTCAGCGTAGGATACGACCTGGCGGGTCAATGCGCCGCGGAAGCCGGCAAGATGGGTGCCGCCGTCCCGCTGGGGAATGTTGTTGGTGAAGCAGAGCACGTTCTCGTGATAGCTGTCGTTCCACCACATCGCCACTTCAACGGTGATGCCGTCGCGCTCGCCGCGGATCGAGACGGGCTTGGCGACCAGCGGCTTCTTGGCCCGATCGAGAAAAGCAACAAAGGCCTCCAGGCCGCCGTCATACATCAACTCGTCCTGCTTGACGTCGGAATGGCGCCGGTCGGTCAAAAGGATGCGCACGCCGGAATTCAGAAAGGCCAGTTCACGCAGACGATGTTCGAGCGTCTGGTAATTGAATTCGATGTTGGAGAAGGTGTCGGGGCTCGGCAGGAAGGTAACTTCCGTACCGGTTTCATTGCCACACTGCCCGGTTACCGTGAGCGGTCCGTCGGCAACACCGTGGGTGAAGCTCATCTCGTGGATGTTACCGCTGCGGCGGATCTTGAGCTTCAGCGAGACCGACAGCGCGTTCACGACGGAAACGCCCACGCCGTGCAGTCCGCCGGAAACCTTGTAGGAGTTCTGGTCGAATTTCCCGCCGGCATGCAGCTGAGTCATGATGACCTCGGCAGCTGAAACGCCCTCCTCCTTGTGGATGTCGGTCGGAATTCCGCGACCATTGTCGGTCACGGTCACCGATCCGTCGGCGTTCAGCGTCACGGTGACGATGTCAGCGTGTCCGGCCAGCGCCTCGTCGATCGCGTTGTCGACCACTTCGTAGATCATATGATGCAACCCCGAACCGTCGTCCGTGTCGCCGATATACATGCCGGGCCGCTTGCGCACGGCATCGAGACCCTTCAGCACCTTGATGGAATCTGCGCCATACTCGGCGGGGCCGCCATTTTCGGTCTCATGCGTATCAGTCATGCGGGGTGTCTTTCCAGGGTTCCTGAGGAGCACGGAAACGGCGAATCACCGCTCTTCCAGCCCAGCGAATATAGGGATTTTAGCCCGGTTTTCCAAACCTTGTGGCCGCCAATAGCGGCAGAAATCAGGGGATCACGTCGATTTACGGCGTGCATTGCAGGCCTTTTCGAGAATACCGGCCAGCCGCCTGATGGTTTCCGGCGGCAGATCGCGAATTTCGGCCGAAAGCCGGTTGGCGAAGGCGGTGTATTCCGGCGGCAGCCCGGCCGTGTCGACTGTGATTTTTGGATCAGAGATCCGGGCAATGCGAAACAGCTCCTCCGCCTCGTCCCAGATGATGTTGAAGTAGCCGGCAACGCGCTGAAGAAACTCGAAGCTCGGCGTACCGCGTCGACCATGTTCCAGCGCCGAGAGATAAGCCGGCGAAACGTTCAAGGCCTTCGCCATCTCTTTTTGTGAGACCCCCTTCTTCTCCCGAAGGTGTCGAACTGCGACGCCGAAAGGGGTCGTCATAGGCGGTCTGCCTTGTCGCGGGCGAGACGGACATAGATGGCGCCGTCGCCCCCGTGATTGCGCGCTGCCGGCTCATAAGAGGAAATCAGCGGACGAAACTCCGGCAGCGCAAACCAGAGCGGTACCGCGCGCTTCAGCGCCC
The Rhizobium sp. ARZ01 genome window above contains:
- a CDS encoding pyridoxal-dependent decarboxylase, with amino-acid sequence MDSNAFREWSTKAAEWGADYRATIRERPVRPAMTPGETAARIPGAPPEAGEPMERIFADFEDVIVPGMTHWQHPRFFAYFPANAAPVSVVAEYLVSAMAAQCMLWQTSPAATELETKVLDWLRQAIGLPDSFAGVIQDSASSATLAAVLVMRERALHWNGNKIGLSGGDRVRVYASGQVHTSIDRAIWVSGIGEENLVRIPVKGPLRGMDVEALDTAIVSDLESGYRPAGIVACTGGTSTGACDDVAAVVEVARRYGLYVHVDAAWAGAAMICEEFRTLWRGVEVADSVVFNPHKWLGAQFDCSAHFLRNPEDLVRTLAIQPEYLKTHGKDGFINYSEWSVPLGRRFRALKLWFLIRYHGLSGLKTTIRNHVAWSQSLAQRLAAEPDFEIVTDPVLSLFSFRHWTDGDMDQHNQALLNAINDDGRIYLTQTRVDGRLVIRFQAGQFEMTETDAETAFDVIVEMARKSL
- a CDS encoding nitroreductase family protein, producing MPEINGRKAGHDIHPIFLERWSPRAFTGEAMPQEDLLRLFEAARWAPSASNRQPWRFVYAHRGTEKFVQLLATLDEGNQRWAENASVLAAILSKTHNRSPATGELRPAYTHAFDTGAAWCALALQATFAGYNVHAMAGIDRDKVMAVLNVPEGYRVEAGLAIGKVAPKETLPEDLQAREIPSQRNAVEDFAFDGVFNGECS
- a CDS encoding glutathione S-transferase family protein gives rise to the protein MLVDGKWTADWHPVQAKDEKGGFIRQISGFRNWITPGGEPDPTGEGGYPAEAGRYHLYVAYICPWASRTLIGRNLKGLQDIISLSVVEPALTKEGWRFGSYPGSTADTVNGATYMHEIYTRADPHYTGRATVPVLWDKKRGTIVNNESADILRMMNDGFGELATGTIDLYPREHREAIDAFSERIYPGLNNGVYRAGFATTQLAYEEAFLDVFATLDWVDGELGERRFLFTDHPTEADIRLFVTLVRFDVAYHGLFKCNLRRLADYPRLRGFVRSMYDWPGVAETVNLDHIKRGYYSIASLNPAGIVPIGPAQEMLF
- the gyrB gene encoding DNA topoisomerase (ATP-hydrolyzing) subunit B, which translates into the protein MTDTHETENGGPAEYGADSIKVLKGLDAVRKRPGMYIGDTDDGSGLHHMIYEVVDNAIDEALAGHADIVTVTLNADGSVTVTDNGRGIPTDIHKEEGVSAAEVIMTQLHAGGKFDQNSYKVSGGLHGVGVSVVNALSVSLKLKIRRSGNIHEMSFTHGVADGPLTVTGQCGNETGTEVTFLPSPDTFSNIEFNYQTLEHRLRELAFLNSGVRILLTDRRHSDVKQDELMYDGGLEAFVAFLDRAKKPLVAKPVSIRGERDGITVEVAMWWNDSYHENVLCFTNNIPQRDGGTHLAGFRGALTRQVVSYAETSGILKKEKVSLTGDDCREGLTAVLSVKVPDPKFSSQTKDKLVSSEVRPVVESLVNEALSHWLEEHPSDAKVLVGKVVEAAAAREAARKARELTRRKGALDISSLPGKLADCSERDPAKSEVFLVEGDSAGGSAKQGRSRENQAILPLRGKILNVERARFDKMLSSQEIGTLITALGTSIGKDEFNPEKLRYHKIIIMTDADVDGAHIRTLLLTFFFRQMPELIERGHLYIAQPPLYKVARGKSAQYLKDEKALDDYLITAGIEDAALELGSGEVRAGQDMREVIQDALRLRLLLDGLHSRYNRAIVEQAAICGALNLELSHNREAYAEMAEEVARRLDLIAEETERGWTGVVASDGGLKFERIVRGVKEFAHLDMALIGSSDARHIDQMAVRLKDIYAIPPKLRRKDSETEISGPRALLDAIFAAGRKGLSLQRYKGLGEMNAEQLWETTLDPNVRSLLQVRVSDATDADGLFSRLMGDEVEPRREFIQENALSVANLDI
- a CDS encoding helix-turn-helix domain-containing protein — its product is MTTPFGVAVRHLREKKGVSQKEMAKALNVSPAYLSALEHGRRGTPSFEFLQRVAGYFNIIWDEAEELFRIARISDPKITVDTAGLPPEYTAFANRLSAEIRDLPPETIRRLAGILEKACNARRKST